In Deferribacteraceae bacterium V6Fe1, one genomic interval encodes:
- the rfaE2 gene encoding D-glycero-beta-D-manno-heptose 1-phosphate adenylyltransferase has protein sequence MLARERVLSPERLKDKLKDIKGKVVFTNGCFDILHIGHLRYLEEAKKLGDILVVGVNSDDSVKRLKGEKRPINKLNERMEMLAGLKPVDYVTYFEEDTPYNLIKLLIPDILVKGGDWKVEQIVGSDIVLNNGGEVLSLNFEENFATTNIIGEVIRKYCK, from the coding sequence GTGCTTGCAAGGGAAAGGGTTTTATCGCCTGAGAGATTAAAAGACAAATTAAAGGATATTAAGGGTAAGGTAGTATTTACAAACGGCTGTTTTGATATTTTGCATATTGGCCACTTAAGGTATCTTGAAGAGGCCAAAAAGCTTGGTGACATACTTGTTGTTGGCGTAAACAGTGATGATTCAGTCAAAAGATTGAAAGGGGAAAAACGCCCCATTAATAAGCTAAATGAGCGTATGGAGATGCTTGCTGGGCTTAAGCCTGTTGATTATGTAACGTATTTTGAAGAGGATACTCCATACAATTTAATAAAACTTCTTATCCCCGATATACTTGTAAAAGGAGGGGATTGGAAGGTGGAACAGATTGTTGGCTCCGATATAGTTCTTAATAACGGAGGGGAAGTGTTATCCTTAAATTTTGAAGAAAATTTTGCCACAACCAACATCATAGGGGAAGTTATCCGAAAATATTGCAAATGA
- a CDS encoding D-sedoheptulose 7-phosphate isomerase, producing MEKFITDIFEEIQETQNKFFAESIPVLSSIAVEIAKTFISGGKLFIFGNGGSAADAQHIAAEFVNRFKMERPPLPAIALTTDTSVLTSIGNDYTFDDIFLKQVQALVNDNDIALGISTSGNSENVLRALKYLAKNNIKTIGFSGKDGGKMNGLCDILFNVDAKTTARIQEIHIQAAHIICELVDELMFGQFSDLVVRL from the coding sequence ATGGAAAAGTTTATAACTGATATATTTGAAGAGATTCAAGAGACGCAGAATAAATTTTTCGCTGAAAGTATCCCTGTGCTATCCTCTATTGCGGTAGAGATAGCCAAAACTTTTATAAGCGGCGGGAAATTGTTTATTTTCGGCAACGGAGGGTCTGCTGCCGATGCGCAGCATATTGCAGCTGAGTTTGTAAACAGATTTAAAATGGAAAGACCACCTCTGCCTGCAATAGCTCTTACAACAGACACTTCTGTTTTGACTTCAATAGGTAATGATTATACTTTTGATGATATATTTTTAAAGCAGGTGCAAGCTCTTGTAAATGATAATGATATAGCGTTGGGGATTTCAACTAGCGGAAATTCAGAAAATGTACTGAGAGCATTGAAATATCTTGCAAAAAATAACATAAAAACGATAGGTTTTTCTGGAAAAGATGGCGGCAAAATGAACGGTCTGTGCGACATCCTTTTTAATGTAGACGCTAAGACCACCGCGAGAATTCAGGAAATACACATACAGGCGGCTCATATAATTTGTGAGTTGGTGGATGAGTTGATGTTTGGACAGTTTTCCGATTTGGTAGTAAGGTTATAA
- the mfd gene encoding transcription-repair coupling factor: MNIISNLWGASLSYHLKKIRDKSKNTFVVVRDTQQFEKLSGDFSFFFGNDNCLKFPEYTIQPFEMVRVMPDIISERVKTLYRLSNTSGNIILVTLYSLLKLLPSKDIFKESILEFKISDELSRDEIIYYLDILGYVNVEVVTDKGEFAFRGDIFDIFPVTSDLPVRVEFFDEEIESIYTFDIDNFKPVESLEKFTLLPATDLIYESAEISKKIPDIQIKEKFENFGKFGGYFWYAPYVYEKMGTIFDYCAGDKEIIFAFDDIEESLDNFYYHLEERLKDADNYLINNFLRKKEFNALVKDNVTVMVDYSGSPTVVENYKNMALKLSYEKNNIYHSIENFIDILKSYKEFKVIVAIDNKKFEEVLKTFLNDHHIYVSELKSYEDNLQKGVYLLKKRLSGGFIDEEDKLFLACDFEIFGFAKKRKKTLSKKDAFKTNITDLQAGDYVVHIDYGIGLYKGLVHKEIGGVEGDFLELEYSGGEILYVPIDSISQIQKYFGSGHTEPKLNSLKSAKWANLKQQAKKSAKKIAMDLLKLYAERKATRGKSFYGEDNAYLNMLEDSFEYEETEDQLSAIYDVYSDMQSDRPMDRLICGDVGFGKTEVAVRAACKAASSGKQVAVICPTTILAKQHFDTFTSRMKNLPFKIDYVSRFRTNKDIKRILAELCDGKIDIIIGTHRLLSKDVTFKDLGLLIVDEEQRFGVSHKEKITNMKSNIDVLSMSATPIPRTLQMSLSGVRDISVIETPPVDRLPIVTKLVSHDEEVKGAIEYELKRGGQVYFLENNVARINETAAWIKGLVPFARIDVAHGQMSSNLVEKSLEKFYDGDTDILVCSTIIENGIDVPNANSIIIKNAENFGLAQLYQLKGRVGRSARRGYCYLYIKNFNSLSQLAKKRIQIVEQLSDLGSGFKISSYDLQLRGAGDLFGAEQSGFVVNIGYELYLQLIEEAVNELKGVKRNIVKTEVQSSYPYFIPAEYIRDPKVRINYYNRTAEITNMEDYHYLHDEIHSIYGSLPEPVENLLWIMLIRNLASMLNVVKIIILSGKVKLQFHEKTAFLDPNMFLEAMSKLNITGLFTGSFEFTVRGAESLRLFEDTFKMLDYLNEMLKNSELLAK, from the coding sequence ATGAATATTATTTCTAACCTATGGGGGGCATCCCTCTCATATCATTTAAAAAAAATAAGAGATAAGAGTAAAAATACTTTTGTCGTTGTCAGGGATACGCAACAGTTTGAAAAACTGTCAGGTGATTTTTCATTTTTCTTTGGTAATGACAACTGCTTAAAGTTTCCTGAGTATACTATCCAACCTTTTGAAATGGTAAGGGTAATGCCTGACATTATCAGCGAAAGGGTAAAAACCCTTTACAGGCTTTCAAATACGTCAGGGAATATTATATTGGTTACACTCTACAGTCTGTTAAAACTTTTGCCGTCCAAAGATATTTTTAAAGAATCAATCCTTGAATTTAAAATTTCTGATGAATTGTCCAGAGATGAAATAATATACTATTTGGACATACTCGGTTATGTTAATGTTGAGGTGGTTACTGATAAAGGTGAATTTGCCTTCAGAGGGGACATATTTGACATCTTCCCTGTTACATCAGACTTGCCTGTAAGGGTTGAATTTTTTGATGAAGAGATAGAGTCGATTTACACGTTTGATATTGATAATTTCAAGCCTGTGGAATCTCTAGAAAAATTTACACTTCTTCCTGCCACGGATTTGATATATGAATCTGCCGAGATTTCAAAAAAGATTCCGGATATTCAAATAAAGGAAAAGTTTGAAAATTTTGGAAAGTTTGGCGGCTATTTTTGGTATGCACCTTATGTATACGAAAAGATGGGTACTATATTTGACTATTGTGCCGGTGACAAAGAGATTATTTTTGCTTTTGATGATATTGAAGAATCACTTGATAATTTTTATTACCATCTTGAAGAAAGGCTTAAGGATGCGGATAATTATCTGATTAATAATTTCTTGAGAAAAAAGGAATTTAATGCACTTGTTAAAGATAATGTCACCGTAATGGTGGATTATTCCGGCAGTCCGACCGTAGTGGAAAACTACAAAAATATGGCTTTAAAGCTTAGTTACGAAAAAAACAATATTTATCATTCTATTGAAAATTTTATTGATATATTAAAAAGTTATAAAGAGTTTAAAGTTATTGTGGCAATAGATAACAAAAAGTTTGAAGAAGTTTTAAAGACTTTTTTAAACGATCATCATATTTACGTCAGCGAGTTAAAATCTTATGAAGATAATTTGCAGAAGGGTGTATATCTTTTAAAAAAGAGGCTTTCAGGCGGATTTATTGATGAGGAAGATAAACTTTTTCTTGCTTGTGATTTTGAAATATTTGGTTTTGCAAAAAAAAGGAAAAAAACTTTATCGAAAAAAGATGCATTCAAAACAAATATTACCGATCTGCAGGCTGGGGACTATGTAGTCCATATAGACTATGGTATCGGACTTTATAAAGGTCTTGTTCATAAGGAGATTGGCGGTGTTGAGGGTGATTTTTTAGAGCTTGAATACAGCGGCGGAGAGATACTGTATGTCCCCATTGACAGTATTTCACAGATTCAAAAGTATTTCGGCTCAGGTCATACGGAACCAAAATTAAATAGCCTTAAAAGTGCAAAGTGGGCAAATTTGAAACAGCAGGCAAAAAAGAGCGCCAAGAAAATTGCCATGGATCTTCTAAAGCTTTATGCCGAGAGAAAAGCAACAAGAGGTAAATCCTTTTATGGGGAAGACAATGCTTATCTCAATATGCTGGAAGATAGTTTTGAATATGAGGAGACAGAAGATCAGTTGTCGGCAATTTATGACGTGTATTCCGATATGCAATCGGACAGACCGATGGACAGACTAATTTGTGGTGATGTTGGTTTTGGAAAAACTGAGGTTGCTGTAAGAGCAGCCTGCAAAGCCGCATCCAGTGGCAAACAAGTTGCGGTAATATGTCCGACGACAATTTTAGCTAAGCAGCACTTTGACACTTTTACTTCAAGGATGAAAAATCTACCATTTAAAATAGACTATGTATCGCGATTTAGAACAAATAAGGATATAAAGAGGATTTTAGCCGAACTTTGTGATGGTAAGATAGATATCATTATTGGAACCCATAGGCTGTTGTCCAAAGATGTAACATTCAAGGACTTAGGGCTTTTGATAGTTGATGAAGAGCAGCGGTTTGGTGTGTCGCATAAAGAAAAGATAACAAATATGAAATCAAATATCGATGTTCTTTCAATGAGTGCTACCCCTATCCCAAGAACTTTGCAAATGTCCCTGTCAGGTGTAAGGGATATAAGCGTAATAGAAACACCGCCTGTAGACAGGCTCCCTATAGTGACGAAGCTTGTCAGTCATGATGAAGAGGTTAAGGGGGCAATTGAGTATGAGTTAAAAAGAGGTGGCCAGGTATATTTCCTTGAAAATAACGTTGCCCGAATAAATGAAACTGCTGCATGGATAAAAGGTCTTGTCCCATTTGCAAGGATAGACGTGGCACACGGACAGATGAGCTCTAATTTGGTAGAGAAATCCCTTGAAAAATTTTACGATGGCGATACCGACATACTGGTTTGTTCCACGATTATTGAAAATGGGATAGATGTTCCTAATGCCAACAGTATTATTATTAAAAATGCTGAAAATTTTGGTCTTGCTCAACTTTATCAGTTAAAAGGGCGTGTGGGCAGATCTGCCAGAAGAGGTTACTGCTATCTTTACATAAAAAACTTTAACAGTTTGTCACAGCTTGCAAAAAAGAGGATTCAGATTGTGGAGCAATTAAGTGACTTGGGGAGTGGTTTTAAGATATCGTCTTACGATTTGCAGCTTAGGGGAGCAGGAGATTTATTTGGCGCTGAGCAGTCGGGATTTGTAGTAAATATAGGCTATGAGCTTTATTTGCAACTTATTGAAGAAGCTGTAAATGAACTAAAAGGGGTTAAAAGAAATATTGTAAAGACAGAAGTTCAGTCTTCTTATCCTTATTTCATACCGGCTGAATATATCAGAGACCCGAAGGTCAGAATCAATTACTACAACAGGACTGCAGAAATAACAAATATGGAAGATTATCATTATCTTCATGATGAAATACATTCAATTTACGGAAGTCTTCCTGAGCCTGTAGAAAATTTGCTGTGGATTATGTTGATAAGAAACCTTGCATCAATGCTGAATGTTGTTAAAATTATAATTCTTTCGGGGAAAGTAAAACTTCAATTTCATGAAAAAACAGCATTTTTAGACCCGAATATGTTTTTGGAAGCTATGAGCAAACTAAATATTACAGGACTTTTTACGGGTAGCTTCGAATTTACTGTGAGAGGAGCAGAATCTTTAAGATTATTTGAAGATACATTTAAAATGCTTGATTATTTAAATGAAATGCTGAAAAATAGTGAATTATTAGCTAAATAA
- a CDS encoding PhoH family protein: MTNYVLDTNVLLYDPNAVYGFNGDTLNIPITVIEEIDYFKKNMDQTGYNARYIARFLDELRKEGDLREGVKLENGTTVRVNVCNDHLASKISSDLIKDKADNLILSVALWLQENEKKEVVFVTKDANLRIKSDVLGIKAIDYEKDRVETDRFFEGTKVITVKDEFVDKLYNNEVVKLEKEFLPNEYLRIESELNPKKSVLVRFDKVSNGLVKIREFKEGLWGIIARNSEQRFLYDALTNDSIKLVCIAGIAGTGKTLLAIAAGLAKTIDEKKYRKLLVSRPIFPMGKDLGFLPGEIKDKLAPWMQPVYDNLSFILENTNEQSTYKELFEQNLVEIEALTYIRGRSIPNQYFIVDEAQNLTPHEIKTILTRAGEGTKIVLTGDPNQIDNPYIDYYTNGLTYVMDRFKDDEIAAAVTLLKGERSVLATKAAQKL, translated from the coding sequence ATGACCAATTATGTGCTTGATACTAATGTGCTACTTTATGACCCAAATGCGGTTTACGGTTTTAATGGAGATACGCTCAATATACCGATTACTGTAATCGAAGAGATAGATTATTTCAAAAAGAATATGGATCAGACAGGCTACAATGCAAGGTATATTGCCAGATTTCTTGACGAACTTAGAAAAGAAGGGGATTTGAGAGAAGGGGTCAAACTCGAAAACGGGACAACGGTAAGGGTCAATGTGTGCAATGATCATCTGGCATCTAAAATTTCAAGTGATTTAATAAAGGACAAAGCAGACAACCTTATACTTTCTGTGGCGTTGTGGTTGCAAGAGAACGAGAAAAAGGAAGTCGTCTTTGTTACAAAAGATGCAAATCTCAGAATCAAGTCCGATGTTTTAGGGATTAAAGCCATTGATTATGAGAAAGATAGAGTTGAAACAGACAGATTTTTTGAAGGGACAAAAGTAATTACGGTTAAAGATGAGTTTGTTGACAAGCTATACAATAATGAGGTTGTTAAATTAGAAAAAGAGTTTTTACCAAACGAATATTTAAGAATAGAGTCTGAACTGAACCCCAAAAAGAGTGTGTTGGTAAGATTTGATAAAGTAAGTAACGGATTGGTTAAAATAAGGGAGTTTAAAGAGGGGCTTTGGGGTATAATTGCCAGAAATTCCGAGCAAAGATTCCTCTACGATGCTTTGACCAATGATTCCATAAAGCTTGTCTGTATCGCAGGTATAGCAGGGACAGGTAAGACACTTTTGGCTATTGCGGCAGGGCTTGCCAAGACTATAGATGAGAAAAAGTATCGTAAGCTTTTGGTTTCAAGGCCAATTTTCCCGATGGGGAAAGATTTGGGTTTTCTCCCCGGTGAAATAAAAGATAAGCTTGCCCCGTGGATGCAGCCGGTTTACGACAATTTGAGCTTTATCCTTGAAAATACAAATGAACAGTCAACATACAAAGAGCTTTTTGAGCAAAATCTTGTAGAGATAGAAGCACTGACATATATCAGGGGGAGAAGTATTCCCAATCAATATTTTATAGTGGACGAAGCCCAAAATCTCACCCCTCACGAAATTAAAACAATACTTACGAGAGCAGGTGAAGGGACAAAAATTGTGTTAACAGGTGACCCTAATCAAATTGATAATCCTTATATTGACTACTACACAAACGGGCTTACTTATGTTATGGATAGATTTAAAGATGATGAGATAGCTGCCGCGGTAACACTCCTTAAAGGGGAAAGGTCAGTTTTGGCAACCAAAGCGGCTCAAAAACTTTAA
- a CDS encoding protein-L-isoaspartate(D-aspartate) O-methyltransferase gives MIYQRVPDKFLKEIIAANCCNNVEIVEVFSKVPRHKFVDEALVNIAYQDNALPIGYGQTISKPSTVAYMTYLLEPCKTDEILEIGTGSGFQTAILSRLCKTVYTVERIPQLYERASRILRSMHFGNIRFKIDNGTAGWEENAPFDKILITAGHTEIPEALISQLKNGGRIVLPLNNEIVIAEKEDGTLTLKNTSKECKFVDFVV, from the coding sequence ATGATATATCAAAGAGTCCCTGATAAGTTTTTAAAAGAAATTATTGCTGCAAACTGTTGCAATAATGTAGAAATTGTTGAAGTTTTTTCAAAAGTACCTCGGCACAAATTTGTAGATGAAGCACTTGTAAATATAGCTTATCAGGATAACGCTCTGCCAATCGGATATGGGCAAACAATTTCAAAACCATCCACCGTCGCTTATATGACTTACCTGCTCGAACCTTGCAAGACGGATGAGATACTTGAAATAGGTACTGGCTCAGGATTTCAAACAGCCATACTTTCAAGGCTTTGCAAAACTGTATATACTGTTGAAAGAATACCTCAACTATATGAAAGGGCATCCAGAATTTTAAGAAGTATGCATTTTGGCAATATTCGCTTTAAAATCGACAATGGCACTGCAGGGTGGGAAGAAAATGCACCATTTGACAAAATACTAATTACTGCAGGGCACACGGAAATTCCAGAGGCATTGATATCACAGTTAAAAAACGGCGGAAGAATTGTCCTACCGCTAAACAATGAAATTGTTATTGCCGAAAAAGAGGATGGCACTCTAACGCTTAAAAATACAAGTAAAGAGTGCAAATTCGTCGATTTTGTTGTATAA
- a CDS encoding transposase → MMTELLKKVKGKIRVMVHNFEGKVSLPYGKFILELVSGVLITGNCNITEISRSLNEKIKLKNTMKRLFNHLEGKTNLLELANDYLLSQASTKVDDSTIIALDDGDISHLFANNFEQSCKVRDGSTGKYLEGYYLNQISLFDDKSNQTYPAYLGMYSTESKDFKSANTEGLKSVESFVTNVGKKGLWVMDRGYDNGAYLGYFLKECLSFIVRMKTNRHLIYKGKSVNIEELNKSINRRYKNGKHFRYGYLKCFIEIKSKLYPVTLISHKGEFNKESHIFLTNGHLSKSEEIKRRIRGYYRRWGVEESYRFEKQGFGIEKSIIRNFNSIRSMLGAVMLAWSVLVDINEDEILREEVVLASKPEKKKRPQFIYYTLLRGVRNIFAGVKTLYLHRRRKKNKLKQLTIEDFLFPKSSLCHIV, encoded by the coding sequence ATTATGACTGAATTATTAAAAAAAGTGAAGGGAAAAATTAGAGTAATGGTCCATAACTTTGAAGGTAAGGTAAGTCTACCATATGGTAAATTCATTCTGGAACTAGTATCAGGGGTATTAATAACAGGAAATTGTAACATTACTGAAATATCAAGAAGCCTGAATGAGAAAATAAAACTTAAAAACACTATGAAACGTTTGTTTAATCATCTTGAGGGTAAGACTAATTTACTTGAATTAGCTAATGATTATTTATTATCACAAGCATCTACTAAAGTAGATGATAGTACAATAATAGCCCTTGATGATGGAGATATAAGCCATTTATTTGCTAATAATTTTGAGCAGTCCTGTAAAGTGAGAGATGGTAGCACAGGTAAATATCTCGAGGGTTATTATTTGAATCAGATAAGTTTATTTGATGACAAAAGTAATCAAACTTATCCTGCTTATCTTGGGATGTACAGCACAGAGAGTAAAGATTTTAAGAGTGCTAATACAGAAGGCTTAAAAAGTGTAGAAAGTTTTGTAACTAATGTTGGTAAAAAAGGCTTATGGGTAATGGATAGGGGCTATGATAATGGAGCTTATCTTGGCTATTTCCTAAAAGAATGTTTAAGTTTTATTGTGAGAATGAAGACCAACCGTCATTTAATTTATAAAGGGAAAAGCGTAAATATTGAAGAGTTAAATAAATCTATAAATAGAAGATATAAAAACGGAAAACATTTTAGATATGGATATTTGAAATGCTTTATAGAAATTAAATCAAAATTATATCCTGTCACCCTAATATCACATAAAGGAGAATTTAATAAAGAATCCCATATATTTTTAACCAATGGACATTTAAGTAAATCAGAAGAAATTAAGAGGAGAATACGTGGCTATTATAGACGTTGGGGAGTAGAAGAAAGTTATAGATTTGAAAAGCAAGGCTTTGGCATAGAGAAATCAATAATAAGAAATTTTAATTCAATAAGGTCAATGCTTGGTGCAGTAATGCTTGCTTGGTCTGTACTGGTTGATATTAATGAAGATGAAATATTACGAGAAGAAGTAGTTCTTGCCTCAAAACCCGAAAAGAAGAAACGACCTCAGTTTATTTATTATACACTTTTAAGGGGTGTAAGAAATATTTTTGCTGGAGTTAAGACATTATATCTTCACAGGCGACGAAAGAAAAATAAACTAAAACAACTGACAATAGAAGATTTCTTGTTCCCAAAAAGTTCACTATGCCATATAGTATGA
- a CDS encoding cytochrome P460 family protein yields MGIGFSQDLPSPDAKSVWSYIKDVDYTKWELFPGTTYMYKGQSPHGAYLTSFINKPGSSSLSDSEFANGTIIVKENYMSDKKLAAITVMYKYKGYNQDAGDWFWGKYSPQGEVQASGKLPPCIGCHSAVKDSDWSFLKSNLKK; encoded by the coding sequence ATGGGGATTGGATTTTCACAAGATTTGCCATCACCTGATGCAAAAAGTGTATGGAGCTATATCAAGGATGTCGATTATACCAAGTGGGAGCTTTTCCCCGGTACCACATATATGTACAAGGGGCAAAGCCCGCATGGTGCATATTTAACATCTTTTATAAACAAGCCCGGCAGTAGTAGCTTATCAGACAGTGAATTTGCCAACGGCACAATTATAGTTAAAGAAAACTATATGTCAGATAAGAAATTAGCCGCCATTACAGTGATGTATAAATATAAAGGTTACAATCAAGATGCCGGTGACTGGTTTTGGGGTAAGTATTCACCCCAAGGTGAAGTTCAGGCAAGTGGTAAATTGCCGCCTTGTATCGGTTGCCATAGTGCAGTGAAGGATTCTGATTGGTCATTTTTGAAAAGTAATCTTAAAAAATAA
- the argB gene encoding acetylglutamate kinase, with amino-acid sequence MEKLIEKASVLVESLPYIKKFYGKTIVIKYGGHAMVDEELKSSFAKDIVLLKYIGISPVIVHGGGPQIGEMLKKLNIQSTFVSGMRVTDKETMNIVEMVLAGKVNKDIVNLINKNGGKGIGLSGKDGELIKAKKLVINDENELVKTPEIIDLGHVGEVESVNTKVIDTIKDEFIPIIAPVGIGDDFEPYNINADLVAGAVASALKAEKLILLTDVRGILDKDKNLLSSLDKEKIRIMKKDGTIQGGMIPKVDCALSALESGVKKAHIIDGRIKHSVLLEIFTDTGIGTQITL; translated from the coding sequence ATGGAAAAGTTAATCGAAAAAGCTTCCGTTTTGGTTGAATCACTCCCATATATCAAAAAATTTTATGGTAAAACCATCGTCATCAAATATGGCGGTCACGCAATGGTGGACGAAGAGCTTAAAAGTAGTTTTGCTAAAGACATAGTGTTATTAAAATATATCGGTATTAGCCCCGTAATTGTCCATGGCGGAGGCCCCCAGATAGGGGAGATGCTAAAAAAATTAAACATACAGAGCACATTTGTTTCAGGGATGCGGGTAACTGATAAAGAAACAATGAATATTGTTGAAATGGTTTTAGCCGGAAAAGTAAATAAAGACATAGTAAATTTAATCAATAAAAATGGTGGCAAGGGGATAGGGCTTTCCGGGAAAGACGGTGAGCTCATAAAAGCAAAAAAGTTGGTCATAAATGATGAAAATGAGCTTGTAAAAACTCCTGAAATAATTGACCTGGGGCATGTGGGTGAAGTTGAAAGCGTCAACACAAAAGTTATAGATACCATTAAAGATGAATTTATCCCTATAATCGCTCCTGTCGGGATTGGGGATGACTTTGAACCTTACAACATTAATGCAGACCTTGTAGCAGGTGCAGTTGCCTCTGCATTAAAAGCGGAAAAGCTAATCCTCTTAACCGATGTGCGTGGGATTTTGGATAAAGACAAAAATCTGCTTTCCTCCCTTGACAAAGAAAAGATACGTATTATGAAGAAAGACGGGACCATCCAGGGGGGGATGATTCCAAAAGTAGATTGTGCCCTAAGTGCACTTGAAAGCGGTGTAAAGAAGGCGCACATTATCGATGGCAGAATAAAACATTCTGTCTTGCTTGAGATTTTCACTGATACAGGCATAGGGACTCAAATTACATTATGA
- a CDS encoding ADP-ribosylglycohydrolase family protein, whose amino-acid sequence MANRFSENFDKVSDCLHSKEVLSVLNETDFEVADRVRGMIAGNIIGDMLGLPLEGKSGNIGPYPPLELNEKCTTEIKELIWSDDTSMLMALAASLYESGGKVNTDSERKHYLKWFYEGKYTPNGRSFGYGNTTKEALISEKAGTDRSSNGNGALMRSSVIVPYYLKKTDRELDEASADSCAVTHGHPVSIFTNMIYTYILKKLIYGYSFEESLTLAKARYYDIIGDINEIFEKPVFYTTTAYCVTTLQTSVYVNLESDNFEEAVVKAVNLGGDADTIGAVTGALAGAGYGFESINERYKGAVLSVIRVYPALQKFFKGIL is encoded by the coding sequence TTGGCAAATAGATTTAGTGAAAATTTTGACAAAGTCTCTGACTGTCTTCATTCAAAGGAGGTTTTATCAGTGCTTAATGAAACTGACTTTGAAGTTGCAGACAGGGTCAGGGGGATGATTGCCGGAAATATTATCGGAGATATGTTAGGGCTCCCTTTAGAGGGTAAAAGTGGAAATATAGGGCCCTACCCACCTTTAGAACTAAATGAAAAATGTACCACGGAAATAAAAGAGCTAATCTGGAGTGATGATACCTCAATGCTGATGGCTTTGGCTGCTTCTCTTTATGAGTCAGGCGGAAAAGTAAATACGGACAGTGAAAGAAAACATTACTTAAAATGGTTTTACGAAGGTAAATACACTCCTAATGGCAGATCTTTTGGGTATGGCAATACGACAAAGGAGGCTTTGATTTCCGAAAAGGCGGGCACTGACAGAAGCTCTAATGGTAATGGTGCACTGATGCGCTCTTCTGTTATAGTTCCTTATTATTTGAAAAAAACTGATAGGGAGCTTGATGAGGCAAGCGCTGATTCATGTGCTGTTACGCATGGGCATCCTGTGAGTATTTTTACAAATATGATTTACACGTACATTTTGAAAAAACTTATTTATGGATATTCTTTTGAAGAAAGTTTAACCCTGGCAAAGGCCAGATATTACGATATAATTGGCGACATAAATGAAATTTTTGAAAAGCCGGTTTTTTATACTACGACTGCCTATTGTGTGACTACGCTTCAGACATCCGTGTATGTGAATCTGGAATCAGACAATTTCGAGGAAGCTGTTGTAAAAGCAGTTAATCTTGGTGGTGATGCCGATACTATAGGGGCTGTGACAGGCGCTTTGGCCGGAGCAGGGTACGGGTTTGAAAGTATAAATGAAAGGTATAAAGGTGCAGTGTTAAGCGTGATAAGAGTTTATCCTGCACTACAAAAATTTTTTAAAGGGATTCTTTAA